The DNA sequence GTTCTGGTTGCGTGCCGACGGTCttttggggtgggatggCTTTGACGTGCATGAGTCCGTCAGTCCGGTCTGTAAGCTGCAGACATGTCATGTGGGCTTCGGGTATTAGCCGATGAGAATAAGACCGAGATTctctttttgggggttgttggttgtggtgttgagctgATGCGAATCCAACATCCAGGAGTGATATCTGAAAGTGACAGAGAATGAAAAGTGAGAAACAAAGTCTTGACGCAAGGCAGCAGGCTTTTTGACAAGACTATCTCTCTAGCTCAAGTCGACTGTGCCGTTGGCGTAAGGTCTCAAGGTGGGAAGAGCAGTGCAGCCTCGGCGCTTCCGTCCTTTTTCGTTGTTGTTTGtcttccccttttcccgAAGCCCGCCGCGCCGTCGTTCCAATCGAGTGCTGGCTTGATGCATCTTGCTTGGTCTGCAATAGCCAATAGAGAAGTCCGGCATGATGGTCTTGGGTGCGTTTGATTCCGGCTCAATGGGCCGCAGGCACCGATGCGACGGTAGATCAGATATTGGTGATCAAAGCGGCTTTCTGGAACAATTCTGGCGCGCGGCTTTTTGGCTGTGGGGTGTTTGCAGATGAGGGAACTGTTGGTGCGTACATGCAGCTTGCTTCGCTTCGAGgcgggtgggaggagaggggagggatagcTGAAGAAGTGGTTACgtgagagaaaaagaacgTAAAAAGAGTGAGAGGAACCTGAGGGTTTTCTTGGGATGAGCTGAATAATGAATTGCCATCGTCATCGACATGTTGCCTCCGTGGCAGGCAGAACAGGTataagagagagagagagagagaaagagagagagagacgagTATGTAACGTTGGGATGGTTTGACAGGTTTGACAAGTTGACAGCTCGGGGGAACGTGCGTCTTTTTCTGGTTTGCCCTTTTCATCTGAAGCCACATGTGTTGTACCCCCATTTTCTTTAACAGCCTCAGGAGGGGGGGACTTTCTCTCTCACCAAAAGTGAAAAAGACGGCCGATCTTCACTTTTGTGCTTGTGATTGGCGGGGTTCTCGCAACATAAGATACGCAGTAAAAAAATAACGAGAATTGTTGCGCCCCGCCAGAGGCCTGtgagagggaaaaaaaagcttTTGGTCGCCGACGCCGCCTCGCCCGGCGCATGTCAGCCCATCCAAATGGGGAAGGCCATCGATGGGGATGATCCCCCCCCAACATCCCGGGGCCTTCCCATCTTCTTTTTTGCGAGCAAAAAAAATTAAGCAATTCCCGATCCCGCAGCTTGTGAATCAGCATGGGGCTTCGGGACTGATGACAAGTCGAGATGgatctggggaagggggggaaccGCAACGGCTCGCAAGATCCTGGTTCCATGTTATGGATTCGAAAGGGCGGGCCTCTTACTGGTCTGAGCACTACATTTACGTCGATGAAGCGGGCCTTGGCGCCCGGGATTTACAACATGGGTCCGAACGACGACATCGCATCGCAGAACGGTGAAAGTAAACATTCCAGCTATCAAAACAATTCCATCTTACCCTACCCATCCAATCATTCCCAATCAAAGCAAAATGCACATCCGAACCCTCCTCCTATCAGCCCTCCCACCCCTAGCCCTCGCCCACGGCaaccacggcggcggcggcgaaggCGGCTCCCAAAAGCCAGCCGTAGACCCACACGCGAATTGGATGACGAGACACATGGCTGGTACGTCCCCCTTTTCAGATCACCAAATAACCCCTTTTATCTCTCAGATGCTAACCAACATTTCCCCCCGCCCAGAGGAGCACCACATAACCTCCTTCgaccccccttccttcttcaccctccaCGATTTCGACTCCTCCGGCCACCTCGACGCCCCCGAAATCCTCAAGCTCTACGGCCTCCTCGACCCCTCCAACGCCCACTACACCCCCGCCCAGCGCGACGCCTTCGCCCGCCAAATCCTCGACCTGATCGACACCAACCGCGACGACCTCATCTCCAAAGACGAGTTTTTGCATTACTTGCTggtggaagggaaggagcTGCCTGATTTGGGCACGGGGCCGGGCCATCACGGAGATGATGAGTACGAGTATGAGATTCATCACTGGGAGAAGTACCATGATGAGAATACAAAGTTGGAGGATCTGACGCATCCGGAGGATATTGAGCACTTTAAGAAGCatgaggagatggagcgggaggaggaggagagggaggaacgggagaagaaggcgagggagcaggggggggaggggaaggggtgggtggtggaggagaataTTCCGGGCAAGTTTAGGAGGGTGGATCTCTAGGCGGTTTTTGACCCTGTGGAAACTAGGGTGGTGAATCTACGGtggggcgagggggagggatggtgggattCTGGGGTTTTGTGAGGATGATTGGATGGTTCAATGTCCGATCAGGCTTCAGACACGAGTATGGATATGGCACGGCTTtcatggtttttttttcttttttttcttcttgaaTTTCCCCCGGAATAGCAATAATTAGATGTGTATATAAATCTAGGgctgggtggggggaggaaaCTTGCTTGATCCTGTAGACTAGTTTATAATAGACGAAG is a window from the Podospora pseudocomata strain CBS 415.72m chromosome 6, whole genome shotgun sequence genome containing:
- a CDS encoding hypothetical protein (EggNog:ENOG503P1RW; COG:S); the protein is MHIRTLLLSALPPLALAHGNHGGGGEGGSQKPAVDPHANWMTRHMAEEHHITSFDPPSFFTLHDFDSSGHLDAPEILKLYGLLDPSNAHYTPAQRDAFARQILDLIDTNRDDLISKDEFLHYLLVEGKELPDLGTGPGHHGDDEYEYEIHHWEKYHDENTKLEDLTHPEDIEHFKKHEEMEREEEEREEREKKAREQGGEGKGWVVEENIPGKFRRVDL